A region of Reichenbachiella carrageenanivorans DNA encodes the following proteins:
- a CDS encoding sulfatase family protein, with the protein MHLIKSNLYLFLIIFSVACSNKKTSHTTTADLARPNIILFVADDHGTDAIGAYGNAVIKTPNMDRLAREGVRFDRAYCTSASCAASRSVILTGLYGHASGSYGHTHDYHHFSTFDQVQSLPVMLQVAGYQTARIGKYHLAPESVYRFGTVLEEDERSAVAMAEKCKSVISGEDPFFLYFCTGDPHRGNPFTPDVWSDPNNFGNRSEGYPGVLEEVYSPDEVIVPPFLPDTKESRAELAQYYQSVSRIDQGLGKLMQLLEEEGKADDTIIIYISDNGIAFPGAKTTLYEPGIKLPCIVKDPTRSQKGIVNQSMISWVDLTPTILDMAKVEYDKEQFHGRSFDKILTKEKDEMKRNIYASHTFHEITMYYPMRAVRSGDYKLIWNATYQLPYPFASDLWASSTWQGIYREDVKFFGKRTVDDYLHRAEFELYDLASDPDEVNNLALSEVHATLLEEMKTKLKDFQRKTKDPWYILWDHDPLMQGTGVKL; encoded by the coding sequence TACGGCTGACCTTGCCAGGCCTAATATTATCCTGTTTGTAGCAGATGATCATGGTACGGACGCCATAGGTGCCTATGGCAATGCAGTAATAAAAACACCTAATATGGATCGACTAGCCAGAGAAGGTGTTCGTTTCGATCGAGCCTATTGTACCAGTGCCAGTTGTGCGGCAAGTAGGTCGGTGATTCTTACGGGTTTGTATGGGCATGCATCTGGATCTTATGGCCATACGCACGACTATCATCATTTTAGTACTTTCGATCAGGTGCAGTCTTTGCCAGTCATGCTACAGGTGGCAGGCTACCAGACTGCACGAATTGGTAAATATCACTTGGCGCCAGAGTCGGTATATCGATTTGGGACGGTGTTGGAAGAAGATGAAAGGAGTGCAGTAGCTATGGCAGAAAAATGCAAAAGTGTAATTAGTGGTGAAGATCCTTTTTTCCTCTATTTCTGTACGGGCGATCCGCATAGAGGCAACCCGTTCACTCCTGACGTATGGAGTGATCCTAATAATTTCGGAAACAGAAGCGAGGGGTATCCAGGTGTTTTGGAAGAAGTATATAGTCCTGATGAGGTTATTGTACCACCTTTTTTGCCAGATACCAAAGAGTCTCGTGCAGAGCTTGCACAATACTACCAGAGCGTCTCCAGAATCGATCAAGGGCTAGGCAAACTCATGCAATTGCTTGAGGAGGAAGGCAAAGCAGATGATACCATCATCATTTACATCTCCGATAATGGAATCGCCTTTCCTGGCGCCAAAACCACCCTATATGAGCCTGGTATCAAGTTGCCGTGTATAGTCAAAGACCCTACTAGATCTCAAAAAGGGATCGTAAATCAGTCGATGATTTCTTGGGTAGACCTGACGCCAACTATCTTGGATATGGCTAAGGTAGAATATGACAAAGAACAGTTTCATGGCCGATCTTTCGATAAAATTTTGACGAAAGAAAAAGATGAAATGAAACGAAATATATACGCTTCGCATACTTTTCATGAAATCACGATGTACTATCCGATGCGTGCAGTTCGCAGTGGAGATTACAAATTGATCTGGAATGCGACCTATCAGTTGCCATATCCTTTTGCTTCTGATCTGTGGGCCTCGTCTACTTGGCAGGGAATCTATAGAGAGGATGTTAAGTTTTTTGGAAAGCGAACTGTAGATGACTATCTGCATCGTGCCGAATTCGAGTTGTACGATCTGGCCTCAGATCCAGATGAAGTAAATAACCTAGCATTAAGCGAAGTACATGCGACGCTATTGGAAGAGATGAAGACAAAATTGAAAGACTTTCAAAGGAAAACAAAAGACCCTTGGTATATCTTATGGGACCATGATCCTCTGATGCAAGGAACAGGAGTAAAGCTTTGA